The following are from one region of the Mycolicibacterium helvum genome:
- the eccE gene encoding type VII secretion protein EccE translates to MSGMPGAGRLTVVLLAVVSAVLTYPWRSTNDQWVLGVAAAVVLVSLFWWRGRYLTTIVGQRLRVLLHRKAIQAAPADLHWTGADAITTVLVRVESRDRELPPGLLASYLDRYGLRCDSVRVTTRSTQAEVTTWIGLTFSGARNLSALQGRSAQIPLRQTAENAARRLISQLREIGWMATIASPDEVPDLVVAGARERWQSVTDARGYLTTYAAKTPEALADVSSAVAAETWTVVEIAGTSPLDRIRAGAAIRTESQPSTPPPGLVPIPGRQASALAALHPLSAARLVN, encoded by the coding sequence ATGAGCGGGATGCCTGGCGCTGGGCGACTCACCGTCGTTCTGCTGGCGGTCGTTTCGGCGGTGCTGACCTACCCGTGGCGGTCGACCAACGACCAGTGGGTGTTGGGAGTCGCCGCCGCGGTGGTTCTGGTGTCGCTGTTCTGGTGGCGTGGCCGCTACCTCACCACAATCGTCGGTCAGCGCCTGCGGGTGCTGCTGCACCGCAAGGCGATTCAGGCGGCGCCGGCTGACCTGCATTGGACGGGTGCCGACGCGATCACCACGGTGCTGGTGCGCGTCGAGAGCCGTGATCGTGAACTACCGCCTGGTCTGCTGGCCAGCTACCTCGATCGCTATGGATTGCGGTGCGACTCGGTGCGGGTCACCACCCGCAGCACCCAGGCGGAGGTGACGACATGGATCGGACTGACCTTCAGCGGCGCGCGGAATCTGAGTGCCCTTCAGGGCAGGTCGGCGCAGATACCCCTGCGCCAGACCGCTGAGAACGCAGCTCGCCGACTTATCAGTCAACTGCGTGAAATTGGCTGGATGGCAACGATCGCCTCCCCAGACGAGGTGCCGGACCTGGTGGTGGCGGGTGCGCGCGAACGGTGGCAGTCGGTCACCGACGCGCGCGGCTACCTGACCACTTACGCTGCCAAGACTCCCGAGGCGCTGGCGGATGTGAGCTCGGCGGTCGCCGCCGAGACCTGGACGGTGGTGGAGATCGCTGGAACGTCGCCGCTCGACCGGATCAGGGCTGGCGCGGCGATCCGCACCGAAAGTCAGCCGAGCACACCCCCACCTGGGTTGGTGCCGATCCCGGGGCGGCAGGCCAGTGCGCTGGCTGCGCTACACCCGTTATCGGCTGCACGCCTGGTCAATTGA